One genomic segment of Halomarina pelagica includes these proteins:
- a CDS encoding ABC transporter ATP-binding protein → MASTNRREPLTDRESNRTPPSDRADDPDRADRGRSRDERPLVEVDGLTKHFGTSRGVVDRLLGREPEPVRAVDDVSFTIERGDVLGIAGESGCGKTTLVKLLVRLHAPTDGTITFDGRDLATLSGEDERSFRRRVQMIFQDPFESLNPRMTVLDAVLEPLRINDVGDSHRERRERVEEVLNDVGLAPAEAYLDSFPRNLSGGERQRVAIARALVVDPDFVVCDEPVSMLDVSIRAGVLNLMKRLQDEYGLTYVFVSHDLSLIRYMCDRTAIMYLGEIVEQGPTESVVEDPKHPYTQALFDAVPEATPDAERTRANVTGEVPSPRDPPVGCRFHPRCAHVIPPDDWTGSQDAFRRAFQFKLRVTARDVDAELNEGGGTTDRDPVGALLARELALDLPEEHAIAGERGGDGRVDPAALDLPPSVRSALEDAAEAVLAGEYRRAEAALDGHVTSVCERRHPELRSADGQIAACHRYETDETDETDADPSGSAAGSVD, encoded by the coding sequence ATGGCGAGCACTAACCGACGAGAGCCGCTGACGGACCGAGAGTCGAACCGAACGCCACCGTCCGACCGCGCGGACGACCCCGACCGCGCGGATCGCGGCCGGAGCCGCGACGAGCGGCCGCTGGTCGAGGTCGACGGGTTGACGAAGCACTTCGGGACGAGCCGCGGCGTCGTGGATCGGCTCCTCGGACGCGAGCCGGAACCCGTCCGGGCGGTCGACGACGTGAGCTTCACCATCGAGCGGGGCGACGTCCTGGGGATCGCCGGCGAGTCGGGGTGCGGGAAGACGACGCTCGTGAAGCTGCTCGTCCGCCTGCACGCCCCGACCGACGGGACGATCACCTTCGACGGTCGGGACCTCGCGACCCTCTCGGGGGAGGACGAGCGCTCGTTCAGACGGCGCGTCCAGATGATCTTCCAGGACCCCTTCGAGAGCCTCAACCCGCGGATGACGGTGCTCGACGCGGTCCTGGAACCGCTCCGGATCAACGACGTGGGCGACTCGCATCGGGAGCGGCGGGAGCGCGTCGAGGAGGTCCTGAACGACGTCGGGCTCGCGCCGGCCGAGGCCTACCTCGACTCCTTCCCGCGCAACCTCTCCGGCGGCGAACGCCAGCGCGTCGCCATCGCCCGCGCGCTCGTCGTGGATCCGGACTTCGTCGTCTGCGACGAACCCGTCTCGATGCTCGACGTGTCGATCCGGGCCGGCGTGTTGAACCTGATGAAGCGCCTCCAGGACGAGTACGGCCTCACCTACGTCTTCGTCAGCCACGACCTCTCGCTCATTCGGTACATGTGCGATCGGACCGCGATCATGTACCTCGGCGAGATCGTAGAGCAGGGCCCGACCGAGTCGGTGGTGGAGGACCCGAAACATCCCTACACCCAGGCGCTGTTCGACGCGGTCCCGGAGGCGACGCCGGACGCGGAGCGCACCCGCGCGAACGTCACCGGCGAGGTGCCGAGCCCGCGCGATCCGCCGGTCGGGTGTCGCTTCCACCCCCGGTGCGCGCACGTGATCCCCCCCGACGACTGGACGGGCAGTCAGGACGCCTTCCGGCGGGCGTTCCAGTTCAAGCTCCGCGTGACCGCGCGCGACGTGGACGCGGAACTCAACGAGGGCGGCGGGACGACCGATCGCGATCCGGTCGGGGCGCTGCTCGCCCGCGAACTCGCGCTCGACCTCCCCGAGGAACACGCCATCGCCGGCGAGCGGGGCGGCGACGGGCGGGTCGATCCCGCGGCGCTCGATCTGCCCCCGTCGGTGCGGTCGGCGCTCGAGGACGCCGCCGAGGCGGTCCTCGCGGGCGAGTACCGGCGAGCAGAGGCGGCCCTCGACGGACACGTCACGTCGGTGTGCGAGCGGAGGCACCCCGAACTCCGGTCGGCCGACGGCCAGATCGCCGCCTGCCACCGCTACGAAACCGACGAAACCGACGAAACCGACGCCGACCCGTCGGGGAGCGCCGCCGGGTCAGTCGACTGA
- a CDS encoding helix-turn-helix domain-containing protein translates to MSASDHSPADLARERERLHLVTQETRFSLIQDILGHPAQLPTLKELDYVNPSKSRTTIRQHLQRLVDAGIVEEAVLPRDRRRNDLPYTFYGLSEEGRRFLEAHKLLRAEETLRAIYAKVEKTDAVRRYEDAPRPDR, encoded by the coding sequence ATGAGCGCCTCCGACCACTCCCCGGCCGACCTCGCCCGTGAGCGCGAACGCCTGCACCTCGTCACTCAGGAGACGCGATTCTCGTTGATACAGGACATCCTGGGTCATCCCGCGCAGTTACCGACGCTGAAGGAACTCGACTACGTGAATCCGAGCAAGAGTCGGACGACGATCCGTCAGCACCTCCAGCGCCTCGTCGACGCGGGCATCGTCGAGGAAGCCGTGCTTCCACGCGACCGGCGACGCAACGACCTCCCGTACACGTTCTACGGGCTGAGCGAGGAGGGACGCCGGTTCCTCGAGGCCCACAAGCTGCTGCGCGCGGAGGAGACCCTGCGCGCTATTTATGCGAAGGTGGAGAAGACGGACGCCGTTCGACGGTACGAGGACGCCCCGCGGCCCGATCGCTGA